The following is a genomic window from Staphylococcus capitis subsp. capitis.
ACTATTTTAATGACACCAGCACGTTCTATCGTTAAGGAGAATTTTAAAGAAAAACGCTTTATGATTAAGCCTAATCATACTTATAAAGTAAATGATATTAAGTTGTTCATTAATGATAAAGTTGATGAACGTTTCGATGAAAATAAAGTATATGGACCATACAATTCAAATGATAATATTGTGGTTCATTTAGAGGGAAAAATTGGAAAACATACAGTTAAGACAAATAGTGAACGTGTAGGATTGCCGGAAGGAACTGAAGAGTATAAAACAATCGAACTATCTTTTAATAGTGAAGAAATCTATAAATACGAAGATGAATCTAATGAGTCTGATGACTCTAGTGGCTCTGATAAAGATGACAAAAAAAAGAAAGATAGGGACGATGGCGACAAAGGTACATCTGAAGATCATAAAAGTAAAGATGATGAGGATAAAGAAGATAATACTGAGAAAAGAGTGAAGGCTGACTTAACGCAAACAGAAGCGATAAATATCATTAAGAAGTATGAAAATGATAAATTTGAAAGTAAAGATTATTCTTTTGAGCTGCAAACCTACCAAAGTAGTAGTAATAACATAGTAAAGGTGAAAAATAATAAAGGAAAACTTATTTATACATATAAGATTTACACTCCAATTAAATTTATATATAAAACAGATTCTGAAAACAACTACATTTCATCAGGAGTCTATGAAGGAATTTAATTACTAAAATAATTTTTAAAAGATAAGCTTTAGGAAGCTTGGGCATAAAATTGTCTTAACTTCCTAAAGCTTTTTTATTTATTGAGGTATAATTGGGATAATTAATTGAGAATCATAGTTAGCACCAGTATGAATATAGTGATGACCTTTATTAACTGTTTCATGATGTTCATAACGTGTACTTAAACCAGGAGAACTAGTGCCTTTAATTATTTCATTTCCTTTTATAACTACAACGAGCGTTTCACCTTGTTTAAAGTAAGTACTTGAAGGTAAAATTTCTATTTCAATTGGTACAATCTCGCTTTTTTTCAATTTTAATTCTTGTTCATGTTTGTGCCATGGTTGTATAATGGTAGACTTTTCATCATCTAATTCACGATGAGATACTCTTAACCAACCTGTAGCAACTTGTCCTTGTTCAATATGGTTGAAGTCAGGGAAATTAACTTCATTACCTTGTCTATCTAATTTTTTAATACCTGCGAATATATCCATATCATCTGCTTCGTTAGAAGAAACCCATAGTTTTAAATTCATATTTCCAGTTAACTCTGTATCCTCAGAAAATGTATATGTGAAACGTAGTGACTCATTATCTTTTTCAGAGTGATAGTGTGAAACATGAGTTTGTTTTGGTTTATCTAAATTGAGGGAAAGATTCTCTCCGTCTAGATATAGAGGTGTATATTGTGTATTAGGTATAGGGAAATCAGATGCTTCACGATAATGTCCTTGATAGAACTTCTCACGGACTTCATAAGTCACAGTTGGGGTATCTTTCCAATCGTTGTCCTCTTTTTTAAGGTAATAATCAAAGAATAACTTTTGCTTCTCTAAATTTTCACGCGCATAATAGCTTTCCCACTCTTTTCGGCCATGAACATATAACCATTTATTAACTGAGTTTGCTTGTTTAAAGCCTTCAAATGTACCACGATTGTGTAAACCTTGTGTAGACCAACTGGCGCAAGTAAATAACGGAATTCGAATTTGAGAAAGAGGTACTTGACGTGCTTTCCAATAGCTATCAAAAAGTGTGTGATCTCTTTGAGCTTGGATTAAATCTTCAATATTTGGATTATTTGGCCATCTAGCGAAAATGCCTTGAATCCAAAAACGGTAAAATCCTGTATCAGGAATTCCGCCATGAAAAGCGACCTCTTTATACATATCATTTAATCCTTCCCAAGGAATCATAGCTTTTAAGTGAGGAGGATTGAGGGAGGCTACCCACCATTGAGTCACTGCTAAATAAGAGACTCCATTCGTTCCAACATTACCGTTGGACCATTCTTGTTGTGACGCCCATTCAATGACTTCATAATAATCTTTAGCTTCACGTTTTGACCAAGGTGATAGAACGCCATTTGAACCTGAACTACCTCTCAGTGCTACTTTGACTACTACATAACCATTTGGTACCCAAAATCCAGGATCAGGGGATTCCTCAGGTGTAAAACTAGATGTTGCTATATTACCTAAGGTAGGCCATTTTGCCCCCCATGTTAGTGATTTTAGGTTTGTTATCTTTACCATATATGTCTGCTGACATGACAACTGGAAAACGACCTTCCTTGTTAGGTCTAAAAATATTTAAATATAGAGTTTCACCGTCTTTCATGATAATTTCTACATCTTTTTCCATTATCATCTCTTGATTACCATATTGAACGCTATCTACAACGATATAATTGAGCCCTTTATGAACATCATTAACATCAGTTACATTTAATTCTGGATTACCTAATAAATGATTCATTAATGTGACCTCCTTTTATTGAGAATGGTTTTCAATACACTTTCATCTTACTAAGCGTGTTTATAATTAACAATAATCATTTTCTTAAGTTTGTCTAAAACCCAACAGAATGCTTATAATTGTGGAAAGAGATAAAAAGAAGGTGACAAGATGTCTCAAGATAAAAGAGTAAGAATGATGACGAACTGAAAATTTCAGAAAGCCAGTTAAGAGAGACGATGGATTTTGTGATTAATAGTATAGGAGAACATCTAGATTTCTATAAACTTATGTTTAACTTAGGTAAAGAGTCCAATTTACATGAAAAATTATACGAACTATTAACTGGGCACTTGAATCATGTAGTTAACGATAATGATAAAATCGGAGATATTCCATTTCCGTATTTTATGAGTTATGTCTCAGGCGCTGGTTTATCTTTAATACGTCATTGGGTTGAGGATGAAAATAGAATTTCAAAAGAGGAATTGATTCAACATTTTTATGAAATCGTTAATAATGGTCCAGCAACACTTATAAGACGAAAAAAGGGAATTTAATATAATATAGATAAAAAGTGACACATCTCTACATTGTGAAGTTTGTAAGAGATGTGCCACTTTTTTAATTTGCATGAGTATGATTAATTCATTTGAGAATAATCTTGGCCGTTAAGCATCCAACGCACACCATATTTATCAGTAAAAGTTCCCATTTTACCGCCCCAGAATTGCTCTTCTAATGGCATTTCAATGTTGATAGATTCGTGATCTTTAATTTTATTGTAGAAATTCTCAACACGTTCAGAATCTGTTTTATCATTAGTATCAAAATCAATTAATAAAGAAATACCATTATTTATATTATCTACACGTCCAAAAGAATCAGAACATAAGATTTTAACACCTAAAATCTCAAATTCTGCATGCATCGTTGCTTCTTCACCTTGTTCTTTTGTTAAACCGAAATTTTCAGCTTGTTCTTCGCCTACTGCTAATCTGTTTACATTAGTTGCTCCAAAGACGTCTTCATAGTATTCAAGTGCATCTTTTGCTTTATCAAATGATAAATATGGATGTAGTTGTGTCATATATTTTACCCCCTTTTTTATGAAATATCTTTCTAACGCAATCTTACTATATAATTTTAAAAATTCTAATAATATGATTATATAAAAGTGTCGTCTATATTTGACATTTCTAATGTTGTCATATATATTTGACATTAACAAAGGATATTGAGGAGTGAAACGAGATGAGTAATTTTAATGATTTGATGCTTAATTGGATCACAAGTACCTCTACAAAAAAGGATGAAAGAGAAAAGTCAGAACTTAACCAAAAACTAGCAAACATGTTTGCTATTAACTATTTGGTTACAGTTCTAACAATTGTATTCTTTACAATTATTGATATGTATCATCATACAATTACAATGCATACGATAGTGTTATTTGCCGTATTCTTTATATTTAATATTATACTTATCATTAACTTTTGTAAGAATAAACATTTTGAGGAAGCCGCATATTCACCCAATGAATATAATAAATTAATAAGAAGATATAGTATCTTGAGTGTTGTATTTATGGTTTATTTTGGTATT
Proteins encoded in this region:
- a CDS encoding zinc ribbon domain-containing protein — translated: MNPNHKVCTRCGKPTGYSEQSMSRNDVRLPYPPGRYSDAYQFKKPNKPLIIISILVAVIAITLISVFIFLKHQLSPEQSVDQISDALKKEDHRQLSKLLTSDGKKLNDNQAHAYLRFLKNEGKLNELSQDLKDSLKNLKTSKAKTHTISINQLAIIKIEKNGKRFGVFDHYTFNIPKYSIAMYSHDDGKINYDYNGQTHTINLKKDESVEVGTFPLGNNQLDAKKQVGNQTFKGNITILMTPARSIVKENFKEKRFMIKPNHTYKVNDIKLFINDKVDERFDENKVYGPYNSNDNIVVHLEGKIGKHTVKTNSERVGLPEGTEEYKTIELSFNSEEIYKYEDESNESDDSSGSDKDDKKKKDRDDGDKGTSEDHKSKDDEDKEDNTEKRVKADLTQTEAINIIKKYENDKFESKDYSFELQTYQSSSNNIVKVKNNKGKLIYTYKIYTPIKFIYKTDSENNYISSGVYEGI
- a CDS encoding VOC family protein encodes the protein MTQLHPYLSFDKAKDALEYYEDVFGATNVNRLAVGEEQAENFGLTKEQGEEATMHAEFEILGVKILCSDSFGRVDNINNGISLLIDFDTNDKTDSERVENFYNKIKDHESINIEMPLEEQFWGGKMGTFTDKYGVRWMLNGQDYSQMN